Proteins encoded in a region of the Ornithodoros turicata isolate Travis chromosome 3, ASM3712646v1, whole genome shotgun sequence genome:
- the LOC135389623 gene encoding uncharacterized protein LOC135389623: MERHFCSCCNRKQKPILYTGDPLDGKPILYTGDPLDGKPILYTGDPLDGKPILYTGDPLDGKPILYTGDPLDGKPILYTGDPLDGKPILYTGDPLDGKPILYTGDPLDGKPILYTGDPLDGKPILYTGDPLDGKPILYTGDPLDGKPILYTGDPLDGKPILYTGDPLDGKPILYTGDPLDGKPILYTGDPLDGKPILYTGDPLDGKPILYTGDPLDGKPILYTGDPLDGKPILYTGDPLDGKPILYTGDPLDGKPILYTGDPLDGKPILYTGDPLDGKPILYTGDPLDGKPILYTGDPLDGKPILYTGDPLDGKPILYTGDPLDGKPILYTGDPLDGKPILYTGDPLDGKPILYTGDPLDGKPILYTGDPLDGKPILYTGDPLDGKPILYTGDPLDGKPILYTGDPLDGKPILYTGDPLDGKPILYTGDPLDGKPILYTGGPLDGKPILYTGDPLDGKPILYTGDPLDGKPILYTGDPLDGKPILYTGEPLDGKPILYTGDPLEGKPILYTGDPLDGKPILYTGDPLDGKPILYTGDPLDGKPILYTGDPLDGKPILYTGDPLDGKPILYTGDPLDGKPILYTGEPLDGKPILYTGDPLEGKPILYTGDPLDGKPILYTGDPLDGKPILYTGDPLDGKPILYTGDPLDG; this comes from the exons atggaaagacacttctgctcatgttgcaacagaaagca AAAGCCCATCCTCTACACTGGGGACCCACTCGACGG AAAGCCCATCCTCTACACTGGGGACCCACTCGACGG AAAGCCCATCCTCTACACTGGGGACCCACTCGACGG AAAGCCCATCCTCTACACTGGGGACCCACTCGACGG AAAGCCCATCCTCTACACTGGGGACCCACTCGACGG AAAGCCCATCCTCTACACTGGGGACCCACTCGACGG AAAGCCCATCCTCTACACTGGGGACCCACTCGACGG AAAGCCCATCCTCTACACTGGGGACCCACTCGACGG AAAGCCCATCCTCTACACTGGGGACCCACTCGACGG AAAGCCCATCCTCTACACTGGGGACCCACTCGACGG AAAGCCCATCCTCTACACTGGGGACCCACTCGACGG AAAGCCCATCCTCTACACTGGGGACCCACTCGACGG AAAGCCCATCCTCTACACTGGGGACCCACTCGACGG AAAGCCCATCCTCTACACTGGGGACCCACTCGACGG AAAGCCCATCCTCTACACTGGGGACCCACTCGACGG AAAGCCCATCCTCTACACTGGGGACCCACTCGACGG AAAGCCCATCCTCTACACTGGGGACCCACTCGACGG AAAGCCCATCCTCTACACTGGGGACCCACTCGACGG AAAGCCCATCCTCTACACTGGGGACCCACTCGACGG AAAGCCCATCCTCTACACTGGGGACCCACTCGACGG AAAGCCCATCCTCTACACTGGGGACCCACTCGACGG AAAGCCCATCCTCTACACTGGGGACCCACTCGACGG AAAGCCCATCCTCTACACTGGGGACCCACTCGACGG AAAGCCCATCCTCTACACTGGGGACCCACTCGACGG AAAGCCCATCCTCTACACTGGGGACCCACTCGACGG AAAGCCCATCCTCTACACTGGGGACCCACTCGACGG AAAGCCCATCCTCTACACTGGGGACCCACTCGACGG AAAGCCCATCCTCTACACTGGGGACCCACTCGACGG AAAGCCCATCCTCTACACTGGGGACCCACTCGACGG AAAGCCCATCCTCTACACTGGGGACCCACTCGACGG AAAGCCCATCCTCTACACTGGGGACCCACTCGACGG AAAGCCCATCCTCTACACTGGGGACCCACTCGACGG AAAGCCCATCCTCTACACTGGGGACCCACTCGACGG AAAGCCCATCCTCTACACTGGGGACCCACTCGACGG AAAGCCCATCCTCTACACTGGGGACCCACTCGACGG AAAGCCCATCCTCTACACTGGGGGCCCACTCGACGG AAAGCCCATCCTCTACACTGGGGACCCACTCGACGG AAAGCCCATCCTCTACACTGGGGACCCACTCGACGG AAAGCCCATCCTCTACACTGGGGACCCACTCGACGG AAAGCCCATCCTCTACACTGGGGAGCCACTCGACGG AAAGCCCATCCTCTACACTGGGGACCCACTCGAGGG AAAGCCCATCCTCTACACTGGGGACCCACTCGACGG AAAGCCCATCCTCTACACTGGGGACCCACTCGACGG AAAGCCCATCCTCTACACTGGGGACCCACTCGACGG AAAGCCCATCCTCTACACTGGGGACCCACTCGACGG AAAGCCCATCCTCTACACTGGGGACCCACTCGACGG AAAGCCCATCCTCTACACTGGGGACCCACTCGACGG AAAGCCCATCCTCTACACTGGGGAGCCACTCGACGG AAAGCCCATCCTCTACACTGGGGACCCACTCGAGGG AAAGCCCATCCTCTACACTGGGGACCCACTCGACGG